One genomic segment of Streptomyces sp. RKND-216 includes these proteins:
- a CDS encoding elongation factor G-like protein EF-G2, with protein sequence MGDKASTHPGAAGRATAADRPSSLRNVVLVGHSGSGKTTLVEALAQATGAVKRPGRVEDGGTVSDHDEIEHRQQRSVQLSLVPVEWDGIRVNLLDTPGYADFVGELRAGLRAADAALFVVSAADGVDGSTRMVWEECAAVGMPRALVVTHLDAARADFDEMVAVCRRVFGGDDPDAVLPLYLPLHGEEGRDGHAPVAGLIGLLSQRIFDYSSGERTDREPDAEHLPLIAEARNRLIEGIIAESEDESLMDRYLGGEPVDVETLVADLEKAVARGTFHPVLAAAPATDGGRQGLGTLELLELVTGGFPTPEEHPVPAVTSPGGAPRPPLTCDPDGPLAAEVVKTSSDPYVGRLSLVRVFSGTLRPDETVHVSGHGLEDRGHEDHDVDERVGALSAPFGKQQRGLSHAIAGDLACVAKLTRAETGDTLSAKGDPLLMEPWVMPDPLLPVAVVAHSKPDEDKLSQGLARLVAEDPTMRLEQNPDTRQVVLWCLGEAHRDVALERLRARYGVQVDAVPYRVSLRETFAEPSQGRGRHVKQSGGHGQFAVCEITVEPLPGGSGIEFVDKVVGGAVPRQFIPSVEKGVRAQAARGVTAGYPLVDVRVTLLDGKAHSVDSSDAAFQTAGALALRECAGAGRIHLLEPVYELRVVVADDYVGQVMSDLSGRRGRVMGTEQIAGGHTLVRAEAPEVEIGRYAVDLRSLSHGTGRFTRAYVRHEPMPQQVADRVRSEQTNEG encoded by the coding sequence ATGGGCGACAAGGCGAGCACGCACCCCGGGGCCGCCGGCAGGGCGACGGCGGCCGACCGGCCCTCCTCCCTGAGGAACGTGGTCCTGGTCGGCCACAGCGGCTCCGGCAAGACGACGCTGGTCGAGGCTCTGGCCCAGGCCACGGGCGCGGTGAAACGGCCGGGCAGAGTCGAGGACGGGGGCACCGTCTCCGACCACGACGAGATCGAGCACCGGCAGCAGCGGTCCGTACAGCTGTCGCTGGTGCCCGTCGAGTGGGACGGTATCCGCGTCAACCTGCTGGACACCCCCGGCTACGCGGACTTCGTCGGGGAGCTGAGGGCCGGTCTGCGTGCGGCGGACGCGGCCCTCTTCGTGGTCTCGGCGGCTGACGGCGTGGACGGGTCGACCCGCATGGTGTGGGAGGAGTGCGCCGCGGTGGGCATGCCGCGCGCCCTCGTCGTCACCCATCTGGACGCGGCGAGGGCCGATTTCGACGAGATGGTCGCCGTCTGCCGGCGCGTCTTCGGCGGTGACGACCCGGACGCGGTGCTGCCGCTGTATCTGCCGCTGCACGGGGAGGAGGGACGTGACGGCCACGCTCCGGTGGCGGGGCTGATCGGTCTCCTGTCGCAGCGGATCTTCGACTACTCCTCCGGTGAACGGACCGACCGGGAGCCGGACGCGGAGCACCTGCCGCTGATCGCCGAGGCGCGGAACCGACTGATCGAGGGCATCATCGCGGAGAGCGAGGACGAGTCCCTCATGGACCGGTATCTGGGCGGCGAGCCGGTCGACGTCGAGACGCTCGTCGCGGACCTGGAGAAGGCCGTGGCCCGCGGCACCTTCCATCCCGTGCTGGCGGCGGCGCCCGCGACCGACGGCGGACGGCAGGGGCTGGGCACGCTGGAACTGCTGGAGCTGGTCACCGGCGGCTTCCCGACACCCGAGGAGCACCCGGTGCCGGCCGTGACGTCGCCGGGCGGCGCCCCGCGCCCCCCGCTGACCTGCGACCCCGACGGCCCGCTGGCCGCGGAGGTGGTCAAGACCTCCTCCGACCCGTACGTGGGCCGGCTGTCACTGGTGCGGGTGTTCTCCGGGACGCTGCGGCCGGACGAGACGGTGCACGTGAGCGGGCACGGCCTGGAGGACCGGGGGCATGAGGACCACGACGTCGACGAGCGCGTGGGCGCGCTGTCCGCGCCGTTCGGCAAGCAGCAGCGCGGGCTGAGCCACGCAATCGCCGGCGACCTGGCCTGCGTGGCGAAGCTGACCCGCGCCGAGACGGGCGACACCCTGTCGGCGAAGGGCGACCCGCTGCTGATGGAGCCGTGGGTGATGCCCGACCCGCTGCTACCGGTGGCCGTGGTGGCGCACAGCAAGCCGGACGAGGACAAGCTGTCGCAGGGTCTGGCCCGGCTGGTCGCCGAGGACCCGACGATGCGGCTGGAGCAGAATCCGGACACCCGCCAGGTGGTGCTGTGGTGCCTGGGCGAGGCGCACCGGGACGTGGCGCTGGAGCGGCTGCGGGCCCGCTACGGGGTGCAGGTCGACGCGGTGCCCTACCGGGTGTCGCTACGGGAGACCTTCGCGGAGCCGTCGCAGGGCCGGGGGCGGCATGTGAAGCAGTCCGGCGGGCACGGGCAGTTCGCGGTCTGCGAGATCACGGTCGAGCCGCTGCCCGGCGGTTCGGGCATCGAATTCGTCGACAAGGTGGTGGGCGGCGCGGTGCCGCGGCAGTTCATCCCATCGGTGGAGAAGGGCGTACGGGCGCAGGCCGCGCGCGGTGTCACGGCGGGATACCCGCTGGTGGACGTGCGGGTGACGCTGCTGGACGGCAAGGCGCACTCGGTGGACTCCTCTGACGCGGCCTTCCAGACTGCGGGCGCGCTGGCGCTGCGCGAGTGCGCCGGGGCCGGGCGCATCCATCTGCTGGAGCCCGTCTACGAGCTGCGCGTGGTGGTCGCCGACGACTACGTGGGCCAGGTGATGAGCGACCTTTCCGGACGGCGGGGCCGGGTGATGGGCACCGAGCAGATCGCCGGCGGGCACACCCTGGTGCGGGCGGAGGCGCCGGAGGTCGAGATCGGCCGGTACGCGGTGGACCTGCGGTCCCTGTCGCACGGCACGGGACGGTTCACCCGCGCCTACGTCCGGCACGAGCCGATGCCCCAGCAGGTCGCCGACCGCGTCCGGTCCGAGCAGACGAACGAAGGCTGA
- the pgsA gene encoding phosphatidylinositol phosphate synthase has protein sequence MLNTYARAFFTRVLTPFAALLLRLGVSPDAVTLVGTGGVMAGALVFYPQGEFFWGTVVITLFVFSDLVDGNMARQLGRASRWGAFLDSTLDRVADAAIFGGIALWYAGGGDDLTLCAVSLFCLASGQVVSYTKARGESIGLPVAVNGLVERAERLVISLVAAGFAGLETFGVPYIEWLLPIALWVVAVGSLVTLGQRVVTVRREAAEADAAARPGETPPQQGNSASPQGEA, from the coding sequence ATGCTGAACACGTACGCGCGTGCTTTCTTCACGCGTGTTCTCACACCGTTCGCCGCTCTCCTGCTGCGTCTGGGCGTCAGCCCCGACGCGGTGACCCTGGTCGGGACGGGCGGGGTGATGGCGGGAGCGCTGGTCTTCTACCCGCAGGGCGAGTTCTTCTGGGGCACCGTCGTCATCACCCTCTTCGTCTTCTCCGACCTGGTGGACGGCAACATGGCGCGCCAGCTCGGGCGGGCCAGCCGGTGGGGAGCCTTTCTCGACTCCACACTCGACCGCGTCGCCGACGCTGCCATCTTCGGCGGGATCGCGCTCTGGTACGCGGGCGGCGGCGACGACCTGACGCTCTGCGCGGTCAGCCTCTTCTGCCTGGCCAGCGGCCAGGTCGTCTCCTACACCAAGGCCCGCGGCGAGAGCATCGGCCTGCCGGTCGCGGTGAACGGTCTGGTGGAACGCGCCGAGCGGCTGGTGATTTCCCTCGTCGCGGCCGGCTTCGCGGGCCTGGAGACCTTCGGCGTGCCCTACATCGAGTGGCTGCTGCCGATCGCCCTGTGGGTGGTGGCCGTGGGCTCCCTGGTGACCCTCGGCCAGCGTGTGGTGACGGTGCGCCGGGAGGCCGCCGAGGCCGACGCGGCGGCACGGCCGGGAGAGACGCCCCCGCAGCAGGGGAACTCCGCCTCCCCGCAGGGAGAGGCCTGA
- a CDS encoding phosphatidylinositol mannoside acyltransferase: MGGLGGRVTDALYRAGWGGVKRLPEPAANALGRRIADTAWQRRGKGVLQLERNLARVVPDAPPERLRALSQDGMRSYLRYWMESFRLPAWSPERVRDSFVPDDIHHLTDGIASDRGVVLALPHLANWDLAGAWVTTHLGTPFTTVAERLRPESLYDRFVAYRESLGMEVLAHQGAEAFGTLARRLRAGGLVCLVADRDLSASGVEVSFFGEAARMPAGPAMLALQTNSLLLPVTLWYDDAPVLRGRVHAPLEPPAAGTRREKAQAMTQAMADAFAHGIAAHPQDWHMLQRLWTADLSLRPEPAKEPDAGSAGRETTGSGTEERR; this comes from the coding sequence ATGGGCGGCCTCGGTGGGCGCGTCACGGACGCGCTGTACCGGGCCGGCTGGGGCGGGGTGAAGCGCTTGCCCGAGCCGGCCGCGAACGCACTGGGCCGCCGCATCGCCGACACCGCCTGGCAGCGCCGGGGCAAGGGCGTGCTGCAGCTGGAACGCAACCTCGCGCGCGTCGTGCCCGACGCCCCGCCGGAGCGGCTGCGCGCGCTGTCGCAGGACGGCATGCGCTCGTACCTGCGGTACTGGATGGAGTCCTTCCGCCTGCCCGCCTGGAGCCCGGAGCGGGTGCGGGACTCCTTCGTGCCGGACGACATCCACCACCTCACCGACGGCATCGCCTCCGACCGCGGGGTCGTGCTCGCCCTGCCCCACCTGGCCAACTGGGACCTGGCGGGCGCGTGGGTCACCACCCATCTCGGCACGCCCTTCACCACCGTCGCCGAACGCCTCCGCCCCGAGTCGCTGTACGACCGGTTCGTCGCCTACCGGGAGAGCCTCGGCATGGAGGTCCTGGCCCACCAGGGCGCCGAGGCGTTCGGCACCCTGGCACGCCGTCTCCGGGCCGGCGGTCTGGTCTGCCTGGTCGCCGACCGTGACCTGTCCGCCTCCGGGGTCGAGGTCTCGTTCTTCGGCGAGGCGGCACGCATGCCCGCCGGTCCCGCCATGCTCGCGCTCCAGACGAATTCCCTGCTGCTCCCCGTCACCCTCTGGTATGACGACGCGCCCGTGCTGCGCGGCCGCGTCCACGCACCGCTCGAACCGCCCGCCGCCGGAACCCGCCGGGAGAAGGCGCAGGCCATGACGCAGGCCATGGCGGACGCCTTTGCCCACGGGATCGCCGCCCACCCGCAGGACTGGCACATGCTGCAACGGCTCTGGACCGCCGACCTTTCACTCCGCCCGGAACCCGCGAAGGAGCCGGACGCCGGGTCTGCGGGCAGGGAGACCACGGGTTCGGGGACGGAGGAGCGCCGGTGA
- a CDS encoding glycosyltransferase family 4 protein, giving the protein MRIGIVCPYSWDVPGGVQFHIRDLAEHLLRRGHQVSVLAPSDDDTPLPPYVVSAGRAVPVPYNGSVARLNFGFLSAARVRRWVHDGDFDVLHIHEPATPSLALLTCWAARGPIVATFHTSNPRSRAMIAAYPILQPALEKISARIAVSEYARRTLVEHLGGDAVVIPNGVDVGFFARAEPEPAWQGGTIGFIGRIDESRKGLPVLMRALPRILKELPGTRVLIAGRGDTDEALEHLPDEGLRDRVEFLGMVSDEDKARLLRSVDLYVAPNTGGESFGIILVEALSASAPVLASDLDAFAQVLDGGEAGALFPAGDADALAAEAVRLLGDRERLAELRARGERHVRRFDWDTVGADILAVYETVADGAASVAPDERTGLRARFGLARD; this is encoded by the coding sequence GTGAGGATCGGCATCGTCTGCCCCTACTCCTGGGACGTCCCCGGCGGAGTCCAGTTCCACATCCGCGACCTCGCCGAACACCTGCTGCGCCGCGGCCACCAGGTGTCCGTGCTCGCCCCGTCCGACGACGACACGCCGCTGCCGCCCTACGTGGTGTCCGCCGGACGCGCCGTGCCCGTGCCGTACAACGGCTCGGTGGCCCGGCTCAACTTCGGCTTCCTCTCCGCGGCCCGCGTCCGGCGCTGGGTGCACGACGGCGACTTCGACGTGCTCCACATCCACGAGCCCGCCACCCCGTCGCTCGCCCTGCTGACCTGCTGGGCGGCTCGGGGCCCCATCGTGGCCACCTTCCACACCTCCAACCCGCGCTCCCGCGCCATGATCGCCGCGTACCCGATCCTCCAGCCCGCACTGGAGAAGATCAGCGCCCGCATCGCCGTCAGCGAGTACGCCCGGCGCACCCTCGTCGAGCACCTGGGCGGCGACGCGGTCGTCATCCCCAACGGGGTGGACGTCGGCTTCTTCGCCCGCGCCGAACCCGAGCCCGCGTGGCAGGGCGGCACGATCGGCTTCATCGGCCGGATCGACGAATCCCGCAAGGGCCTTCCGGTGCTGATGAGGGCGCTGCCCCGCATCCTGAAGGAACTTCCCGGCACTCGCGTGCTCATCGCCGGCCGCGGCGACACCGACGAGGCCCTCGAACACCTGCCGGACGAAGGGCTGCGCGACCGCGTCGAGTTCCTCGGCATGGTCAGCGACGAGGACAAGGCGAGGCTGCTGCGCAGCGTCGATCTGTACGTCGCGCCCAACACCGGCGGCGAGTCGTTCGGCATCATCCTCGTCGAAGCCCTGTCCGCCTCCGCGCCCGTGCTCGCGAGCGACCTGGACGCCTTTGCCCAGGTGCTCGACGGGGGAGAGGCCGGCGCACTCTTCCCCGCCGGCGACGCCGACGCCCTCGCCGCCGAAGCGGTACGGCTGCTCGGCGACCGCGAACGGCTCGCGGAGCTGCGCGCGCGCGGCGAACGCCACGTCCGCCGCTTCGACTGGGACACCGTCGGCGCGGACATCCTCGCCGTCTACGAGACGGTCGCCGACGGCGCCGCCTCCGTCGCCCCCGACGAACGCACCGGCCTGCGCGCCCGGTTCGGCCTGGCCAGGGACTGA
- the pdxS gene encoding pyridoxal 5'-phosphate synthase lyase subunit PdxS: MSSTSSATSAASPSPETGTARVKRGMAEQLKGGVIMDVVTPEQAKIAEDAGAVAVMALERVPADIRKDGGVARMSDPDMIEGIIEAVSIPVMAKSRIGHVVEAQILQALGVDYIDESEVLTPADEVNHSDKFAFTTPFVCGATNLGEALRRIAEGAAMIRSKGEAGTGNVVEAVRHMRQIRGEIGRLKALDNNELYAAAKELRAPYELVEEVAALGKLPVVLFSAGGVATPADAALMRQLGAEGVFVGSGIFKSGDPAKRAAAIVKATTFYDDPKIIADASRGLGEAMVGINCDTLPESERYASRGW; this comes from the coding sequence GTGTCGAGCACGTCTTCCGCCACGTCCGCCGCCAGCCCGTCGCCCGAGACCGGCACCGCCCGCGTCAAGCGCGGCATGGCCGAGCAGCTCAAGGGCGGCGTGATCATGGACGTCGTCACGCCCGAGCAGGCCAAGATCGCCGAGGACGCCGGCGCCGTCGCCGTCATGGCGCTGGAGCGCGTCCCCGCCGACATCCGCAAGGACGGCGGCGTGGCCCGCATGTCCGACCCGGACATGATCGAGGGCATCATCGAGGCCGTCTCCATCCCGGTCATGGCCAAGTCCCGCATCGGTCACGTCGTCGAGGCGCAGATCCTCCAGGCCCTCGGCGTCGACTACATCGACGAGTCCGAGGTCCTCACCCCGGCCGACGAGGTCAACCACAGCGACAAGTTCGCCTTCACCACCCCGTTCGTCTGCGGCGCCACCAACCTGGGCGAGGCACTGCGCCGCATCGCCGAGGGCGCGGCCATGATCCGCTCCAAGGGCGAGGCCGGCACCGGCAACGTCGTCGAGGCCGTGCGGCACATGCGTCAGATCCGCGGCGAGATCGGCCGGCTGAAGGCCCTGGACAACAACGAGCTGTACGCCGCCGCCAAGGAGCTGCGCGCCCCGTACGAGCTGGTCGAGGAGGTCGCCGCGCTGGGGAAGCTGCCGGTCGTCCTCTTCTCCGCCGGCGGCGTGGCCACTCCGGCGGACGCCGCGCTGATGCGCCAGCTCGGCGCCGAGGGCGTCTTCGTCGGCTCCGGCATCTTCAAGTCCGGCGACCCGGCCAAGCGCGCCGCCGCCATCGTGAAGGCCACCACCTTCTACGATGACCCGAAGATCATCGCGGATGCCTCCCGCGGTCTGGGCGAGGCCATGGTCGGCATCAACTGCGACACCCTCCCCGAGAGCGAGCGGTACGCGTCCCGCGGCTGGTGA
- the pdxT gene encoding pyridoxal 5'-phosphate synthase glutaminase subunit PdxT has protein sequence MSSPVIGVLALQGDVREHLAALAGAGAEAVQVRRPEELARVDGLVLPGGESTTMSKLAHAFGLMEPLRARVRAGMPAYGSCAGMIMLADKILDPRSGQETVGGIDMIVRRNAFGRQNESFEAALDVEGVPGGPVEGVFIRAPWVESTGAEVEILARYEEHAVAVRQGNLLATSFHPELTGDHRVHEAFADLVRAAR, from the coding sequence GTGAGCTCACCCGTCATCGGCGTCCTCGCCCTGCAAGGGGACGTGCGCGAGCACCTCGCCGCCCTCGCCGGCGCGGGAGCCGAGGCCGTGCAGGTACGGCGCCCCGAGGAACTCGCGCGCGTCGACGGCCTGGTGCTGCCCGGCGGCGAATCCACCACCATGTCCAAGCTGGCCCACGCTTTCGGCCTCATGGAGCCGCTGCGCGCCCGTGTCCGCGCGGGCATGCCCGCCTACGGCTCCTGTGCCGGTATGATCATGCTCGCGGACAAGATCCTCGACCCGCGGTCCGGGCAGGAGACGGTCGGCGGCATCGACATGATCGTGCGCCGCAACGCCTTCGGCCGGCAGAACGAGTCCTTCGAGGCGGCCCTGGATGTCGAAGGCGTCCCCGGTGGCCCCGTCGAGGGGGTGTTCATCCGGGCGCCCTGGGTGGAGTCCACCGGTGCCGAGGTCGAGATCCTCGCCCGCTACGAGGAGCACGCGGTGGCCGTGCGCCAGGGGAACCTGCTCGCCACCTCGTTCCACCCCGAACTCACCGGCGACCACCGCGTGCACGAGGCCTTCGCCGACCTCGTGCGGGCCGCCCGGTGA
- a CDS encoding YebC/PmpR family DNA-binding transcriptional regulator, which yields MSGHSKWATTKHKKAVIDAKRGKLFAKLIKNIEVAARMGGADIDGNPTLYDAIQKAKKSSVPNKNIDSAVKRGAGLEAGGADYETIMYEGYGPNGVAVLIECLTDNRNRAASDVRVAMTRNGGSMADPGSVSYLFNRKGVVIVPKAELSEDDVLAAVLDAGAEEVNDLGENFEVISEATDLVAVRTALVDAGIDYESADQNFLPSVQVELDEEGARKIFKLIDALEDSDDVQNVFANFDVDDDTMAKVDT from the coding sequence GTGTCCGGCCACTCTAAGTGGGCAACCACCAAGCACAAGAAGGCCGTGATCGATGCCAAGCGCGGCAAGCTCTTCGCCAAGCTGATCAAGAACATCGAGGTCGCCGCGCGGATGGGCGGCGCCGACATCGACGGCAACCCCACGCTGTACGACGCGATCCAGAAGGCGAAGAAGAGCTCCGTCCCCAACAAGAACATCGACAGCGCGGTCAAGCGCGGCGCCGGCCTCGAGGCGGGCGGCGCCGACTACGAGACGATCATGTACGAGGGCTACGGCCCCAACGGCGTGGCCGTGCTCATCGAGTGCCTGACCGACAACCGCAACCGCGCTGCCTCCGACGTGCGTGTCGCGATGACCCGCAACGGCGGTTCGATGGCCGATCCCGGCTCGGTCTCCTACCTCTTCAACCGCAAGGGCGTCGTGATCGTCCCCAAGGCCGAGCTGTCCGAGGACGACGTGCTCGCGGCCGTTCTCGACGCGGGCGCCGAGGAGGTCAACGACCTCGGTGAGAACTTCGAGGTCATCAGCGAGGCCACCGACCTCGTCGCGGTGCGCACCGCCCTGGTGGACGCCGGCATCGACTATGAGTCGGCCGACCAGAACTTCCTCCCCAGCGTGCAGGTCGAGCTGGACGAGGAGGGCGCCCGCAAGATCTTCAAGCTGATCGACGCCCTGGAGGACAGCGACGACGTGCAGAACGTCTTCGCCAACTTCGATGTCGACGACGACACGATGGCCAAGGTCGACACCTGA
- the ruvC gene encoding crossover junction endodeoxyribonuclease RuvC: MRVLGVDPGLTRCGLGVVEGSAGRPLRMAAVGVVRTLANAPVAERLVLVERGVEKWLDAHRPDVVAVERVFSQHNVSTVMGTAQASAVAMLCAARRGLPVALHTPSEVKAAVTGSGRAGKDQVGAMVTRLLRLDAPPKPADAADALALAICHIWRAPALDRLQQARAAAVSRAPRRQAGRGPSKGRTA, from the coding sequence GTGCGCGTGCTGGGGGTGGACCCGGGACTGACCCGCTGTGGTCTCGGCGTGGTGGAGGGAAGCGCCGGGCGCCCGCTGCGGATGGCCGCGGTCGGCGTCGTCCGCACCCTCGCGAACGCGCCCGTCGCCGAGCGCCTGGTCCTCGTCGAGCGCGGCGTGGAGAAGTGGCTGGACGCGCACCGGCCCGATGTCGTCGCCGTCGAACGGGTCTTCAGCCAGCACAACGTGAGCACGGTGATGGGCACCGCCCAGGCCAGCGCGGTCGCCATGCTCTGCGCCGCCCGGCGCGGCCTGCCCGTCGCCCTGCACACCCCCAGTGAGGTCAAGGCCGCCGTCACCGGCTCCGGCCGCGCGGGGAAGGACCAGGTCGGCGCGATGGTGACCCGCCTCCTGCGGCTGGACGCGCCACCGAAGCCCGCCGACGCGGCGGACGCCCTGGCACTCGCCATCTGCCACATATGGCGGGCCCCCGCACTCGACCGTCTCCAGCAGGCCCGAGCCGCCGCCGTCTCCCGCGCGCCCCGCCGCCAGGCAGGGCGCGGACCGTCGAAAGGCCGCACCGCATGA
- the ruvA gene encoding Holliday junction branch migration protein RuvA, with product MIAFVSGPVAALAPDSAVIEVGGVGMAVQCTPDTLSGLRTGEAARLATSLVVREDSLTLYGFADDDERQVFELLQTASGVGPRLAQAMLAVHRPDALRTAVATGDEKALTAVPGIGRKGAQKLLLELKDRLGEPLGTASRPSGGRAAAGPLPWSDQLHEALVGLGYAPREAEDAVETVRPQAEAAAADGGTPAVPQLLRAALQTLNRAR from the coding sequence ATGATCGCCTTCGTCTCCGGACCCGTGGCCGCCCTGGCGCCCGACTCCGCCGTCATCGAGGTGGGCGGTGTCGGCATGGCTGTCCAGTGCACCCCGGACACCCTCTCCGGGCTGCGCACGGGGGAAGCCGCACGGCTCGCGACCTCCCTCGTCGTCCGGGAAGATTCCCTCACCCTCTACGGCTTCGCCGACGACGACGAACGGCAGGTCTTCGAACTGCTGCAGACCGCCAGCGGCGTCGGTCCCCGGCTCGCGCAGGCGATGCTCGCCGTCCACCGGCCCGACGCGCTGCGCACCGCCGTCGCCACGGGGGACGAGAAGGCGCTGACCGCCGTGCCCGGCATCGGCCGGAAGGGCGCTCAGAAGCTGCTGCTGGAACTCAAGGACCGGCTCGGCGAACCTCTCGGCACCGCATCCCGCCCGTCCGGCGGCCGTGCCGCGGCCGGACCGCTTCCGTGGAGCGATCAGCTGCATGAGGCCCTCGTCGGTCTCGGGTACGCGCCCCGCGAGGCCGAGGACGCCGTCGAGACCGTACGGCCGCAGGCGGAGGCAGCCGCCGCGGACGGCGGTACCCCCGCCGTGCCGCAGCTCCTCCGCGCCGCGCTGCAGACGCTGAACCGCGCACGCTGA
- the ruvB gene encoding Holliday junction branch migration DNA helicase RuvB, translated as MNWDDAEAAGTDTDPAGRLVGADADGEDSAVEAALRPKDLAEFVGQPKVREQLDLMLRAARARGAAADHVLLSGAPGLGKTTLSMIIAAEMGAPIRITSGPAIQHAGDLASILSSLQEGEVLFLDEIHRMSRPAEEMLYMAMEDFRVDVIVGKGPGATAIPLELPPFTLVGATTRAGLLPPPLRDRFGFTAHMEFYDPGELEQVVHRSARLLDVTTDGDGSVEIAGRSRGTPRIANRLLRRVRDYAQVRADGRITREIAARALEVYEVDQRGLDRLDRAVLSALLKLFGGGPVGLSTLAVAVGEERETVEEVAEPFLVREGLLARTPRGRVATPAAWAHLGLPAPQNAPGATGQTGLFEA; from the coding sequence ATGAACTGGGACGACGCCGAAGCCGCCGGCACCGACACCGACCCCGCCGGCCGCCTGGTGGGAGCCGACGCGGACGGCGAGGACTCCGCGGTGGAGGCCGCCCTGCGCCCCAAGGATTTGGCCGAGTTCGTCGGCCAGCCCAAAGTGCGCGAACAGCTGGACCTGATGCTCCGCGCCGCCCGGGCTCGCGGCGCGGCGGCCGACCACGTGCTGCTCTCCGGCGCCCCCGGACTCGGCAAGACCACCCTCTCCATGATCATCGCAGCGGAGATGGGCGCCCCGATCCGCATCACCTCCGGGCCCGCCATCCAGCATGCCGGCGATCTCGCCTCGATCCTGTCCTCCCTCCAGGAGGGGGAGGTGCTCTTCCTCGATGAGATCCACCGGATGTCCCGGCCCGCCGAGGAGATGCTGTACATGGCCATGGAGGACTTCCGGGTCGACGTGATTGTCGGAAAGGGCCCCGGCGCCACCGCCATCCCGCTCGAACTGCCGCCGTTCACCCTGGTCGGCGCCACCACCCGGGCCGGGCTGCTGCCCCCGCCGCTGCGCGACCGCTTCGGCTTCACCGCGCACATGGAGTTCTACGACCCCGGGGAGCTCGAGCAGGTCGTCCACCGGTCCGCCCGGCTGCTGGACGTCACCACCGACGGCGACGGCTCCGTGGAGATCGCCGGCCGTTCGCGCGGCACCCCCCGTATCGCCAACCGCCTCCTGCGGCGGGTCCGCGACTACGCCCAGGTCCGGGCCGACGGGCGGATCACCCGCGAGATCGCTGCCCGCGCCCTGGAGGTCTACGAGGTGGACCAGCGGGGCCTGGACCGTCTGGACCGCGCTGTGCTCTCCGCCCTGCTGAAGCTCTTCGGCGGCGGCCCGGTCGGCCTGTCCACCCTCGCCGTCGCCGTCGGCGAGGAGCGCGAGACCGTGGAGGAGGTCGCCGAGCCGTTCCTGGTGCGCGAGGGGCTGCTCGCCCGCACGCCGCGGGGCCGCGTAGCGACGCCCGCCGCCTGGGCCCACCTGGGCCTCCCCGCGCCTCAGAACGCTCCGGGAGCAACCGGGCAGACCGGGCTCTTCGAAGCGTGA
- the yajC gene encoding preprotein translocase subunit YajC, with protein MNGLVTLLPFIVLIGVMFLMTRSAKRKQQQAAAMRDQMEPGTGVRTIGGLYATVKEVREDTVLLEVAPGQHSLFAKNAVGAVLEPEEYERIVHGGTSGDLKSGSAPVVPDDASELADAHEQAEDGKLDLGKDSGSKADEDAGTDARRDGDTDSK; from the coding sequence GTGAATGGACTCGTCACCCTCCTCCCCTTCATCGTGCTCATCGGGGTCATGTTCCTGATGACGCGCTCGGCGAAGAGGAAGCAGCAGCAGGCCGCCGCGATGCGCGACCAGATGGAGCCGGGCACCGGCGTGCGCACCATCGGCGGTTTGTACGCCACCGTCAAGGAGGTCCGCGAGGACACGGTCCTCCTCGAGGTCGCCCCCGGTCAGCACTCCCTCTTCGCCAAGAACGCCGTCGGCGCCGTACTGGAGCCCGAGGAGTACGAGCGCATCGTGCACGGCGGCACCTCCGGCGATCTCAAGAGCGGCAGCGCCCCGGTCGTCCCCGACGACGCGTCCGAGCTGGCGGACGCCCACGAGCAGGCCGAGGACGGCAAGCTCGACCTCGGCAAGGACTCCGGGTCGAAGGCGGACGAGGACGCCGGGACCGACGCCAGGCGCGACGGCGACACCGACTCCAAGTAA